Sequence from the Catenuloplanes indicus genome:
GCGCCGCGGTGGGCACCAGGGCGAGCGCGATCATGACTCCGGCGGTGAGCACGGCTCGGTTGGCGGCGATCAGCAGCGCACCGGCGACCCCCGCTACGACGGTGACCAGGGTGGCGGTCCATGACAGGTCGTCCCAGTAGTCGACGAGGATTCCGCTGGGCAGGTAACCGCCGGAACCGCCGAGCGGGTCCGTGCCGAGAGTTTGCAGCAGCAGGGCGGTGAGCGCGGCGGCCGGAACCAGCACGGCGTAGCCCTTGATCACATCGAGCAGGCCGCGCCACCAGGCCCGGCTGCCGCCGACGAACCCTACAGCTTCAGCAGCAACGCCAGCACCAGCGCCCACAGCAGCGCGTAGCCGTACTGCGCGCCGACGCGCGGGGTGAACAACAGCTTGCCGGTCGCCAGTGCGGCCAGGGCCCACAACACGCCCGGTCCGATGTAGCGAAGCCGATCGCGTCCCGTCGGCGGGTCAGGAATCCCGACCGTCCCGGCCCGTCCGGTCGTCTCCGGCGCACTCATACGATCTACCTTCCCGGTACGCGGACGATGCCGTGCCGCCTACCCGCACGCGACGCCGGCAACCACGACGCATCTTGAAGAATCGGTGACAAACGGATCGTGGCCGGACGCCGGGGTGTGGGTGGTCGGCTACAGGCGCCGACGGGGCCGATTCCCTCAAGGAACGTGCTGGCACAAGAGTATTGTGGTTTATCGATCGGTTTTGGCGTTGACCCGCTGCGAGACCTCCTGCGCGGAGAGATGCTCATCCGGATCGTTATCGCCCCAGCTGCGCCGGGCCAGCGGCAGCACACCCCACAGCCCGAGGAACCAGAGCACCGCCACCGTGGTCAGCCCGAACGCCACCGGTCTCGGCAACAGGAAATCGGTGATCAACAGTACGGACGTCGCCATCGCCACCAGCATGCAACCCAGGCCGACGATGGCCATGCGGTGCGCGAACCGCACCAGCTGCG
This genomic interval carries:
- a CDS encoding DUF389 domain-containing protein translates to MGAGAGVAAEAVGFVGGSRAWWRGLLDVIKGYAVLVPAAALTALLLQTLGTDPLGGSGGYLPSGILVDYWDDLSWTATLVTVVAGVAGALLIAANRAVLTAGVMIALALVPTAALVGVGLVTGDLDLATRAGLRWLHDAGIVLITATAVLMPIRVYRRRGLKM
- a CDS encoding DUF6328 family protein — protein: MGHETEKQRWERNFADLLQELRVAQTGVQILFAFLLMLPVTAQFEQTTLVQRGMYLVALLAAAFATGAIISPVAFHRMLFRRGRKPQLVRFAHRMAIVGLGCMLVAMATSVLLITDFLLPRPVAFGLTTVAVLWFLGLWGVLPLARRSWGDNDPDEHLSAQEVSQRVNAKTDR